The following coding sequences are from one Selenomonas sputigena ATCC 35185 window:
- a CDS encoding DUF2184 domain-containing protein: MKNKQYNLAVAPQRTGSPLLTMDAATVSSGLAFLESELEKLDPLLREPLTSTTYPRDIEIESGGGWVEATSAFNVEYSVTGGQADGVGGIQNAVRRIQADLSKDLYKVLPYEVSMSIKIQDQLRGAVTGRSIEDIYNDGIRLDYDKYMDINTYLGQEAYGTTGLLNDKQITATAVTAGASGQTDWAHKTPTEILNDIDEAIIAGWTGAQYDNSAIPNHILIDPANFAYINRTMVSVNGYPTPVSIMQYLVDHNIAKAKGVDLVIAECRFCIGAGIGKKNRMVAYVNQRRFVGMDVPVPMSRVMTQPNVNTASYDSLYMANVGQVKIHYFEPFIYRDGI; the protein is encoded by the coding sequence ATGAAGAATAAACAGTACAATCTTGCGGTCGCGCCGCAGCGCACCGGCTCGCCGCTTTTGACGATGGATGCGGCGACCGTATCGAGCGGACTTGCATTCCTTGAGAGCGAGCTCGAAAAGCTCGATCCGCTGCTTCGCGAGCCACTGACGAGTACGACCTATCCGCGCGACATTGAGATCGAGAGCGGCGGCGGCTGGGTTGAGGCAACGTCCGCCTTTAACGTCGAGTACAGCGTCACGGGCGGTCAGGCAGACGGTGTCGGCGGTATCCAGAACGCCGTGCGCAGGATACAGGCGGACCTCTCGAAGGATCTCTACAAGGTGCTTCCGTATGAGGTCTCCATGTCCATCAAGATTCAGGATCAGCTGCGCGGCGCTGTCACGGGGCGCAGCATCGAGGACATCTACAACGATGGTATCCGGCTCGACTATGACAAGTACATGGACATCAACACTTACCTCGGGCAAGAGGCATACGGGACGACGGGGCTCCTGAACGACAAGCAGATCACGGCGACGGCGGTCACGGCGGGCGCGAGTGGTCAGACGGACTGGGCACACAAGACCCCGACCGAGATCCTGAACGACATCGACGAAGCGATCATCGCCGGATGGACGGGCGCGCAGTACGACAACAGCGCCATCCCGAATCACATCCTCATCGATCCAGCGAATTTCGCGTACATCAACCGCACGATGGTCAGCGTCAACGGCTACCCGACGCCCGTCTCCATCATGCAGTACCTTGTCGACCACAACATCGCCAAGGCAAAGGGCGTCGACCTCGTGATCGCCGAGTGCAGGTTCTGCATCGGTGCCGGCATCGGCAAGAAGAACCGCATGGTCGCCTACGTCAACCAGCGCCGCTTTGTGGGGATGGACGTACCCGTACCGATGAGCCGCGTCATGACGCAGCCGAACGTCAATACGGCGTCTTATGACAGCCTGTATATGGCGAACGTCGGTCAGGTCAAGATTCACTACTTCGAGCCGTTCATTTACCGTGACGGTATTTAA
- a CDS encoding structural cement protein Gp24: protein MPGTTIGINMTYGYPGQASRQGDEVSRTRPVAAGATDIPFGAPVVQKDDGSVALFGATNTAADFAGIAMRKVKSAKVYPYQNFGYYTAGEPCDVLQRGGISATCAWGTPKVGAKVYVRTKIVGGTSPAGAKVGDLGAVNEAGNCIELTGVKWSSTADVRSVAELTIVTRQGV from the coding sequence ATGCCGGGAACTACGATTGGAATCAATATGACCTATGGCTATCCGGGGCAGGCATCGCGACAGGGTGACGAGGTTAGCCGCACGCGCCCCGTTGCCGCAGGAGCGACGGACATCCCGTTCGGCGCGCCCGTCGTCCAGAAGGACGATGGCTCTGTCGCTCTCTTTGGGGCGACGAATACCGCTGCGGACTTTGCAGGCATCGCCATGCGCAAGGTCAAGTCGGCGAAAGTCTACCCCTATCAGAACTTCGGCTATTATACGGCGGGCGAGCCGTGCGATGTACTGCAGCGCGGCGGCATTTCCGCTACTTGCGCATGGGGTACGCCGAAGGTCGGCGCGAAGGTTTACGTCCGCACGAAGATCGTCGGCGGCACGAGTCCTGCAGGCGCAAAGGTCGGCGACCTCGGCGCGGTGAATGAAGCGGGCAACTGCATTGAGCTTACGGGCGTGAAGTGGTCGAGTACGGCGGACGTGCGCAGCGTCGCAGAGCTCACGATCGTCACGCGTCAAGGCGTGTAA
- a CDS encoding DUF2213 domain-containing protein codes for MRAFYGARFSPHMTRTPEGFLVCHSVPICRTGMQEYLPQELGVADGGGGFLKVYREEDEVFKPSAVASFEGKPVTDDHPPVGVDASNYASYTKGAVQNVRRGSGADRDKLICDLVVYDAALIAKIDAGKREISCGYECKYIERDDGAYCQEDIIGNHVAVVEEGRAGHEVAIRDAKATPEGGKQMARKGSILHRMFAAFAKDAEPEEVREAARAVDEAEGGEPEEAQEMHDKDVKALMDAVAALNAKVDALTAPQTQDDDPDEESAEKPEETEALDDLEEELEEGGDKPAETEDDESEEESVTVPPEQLEEDEDPEDVPADEKKPVAVADRALALSVIRTMRPFIAAMPPRQQKRASDALSRTLKKAMRTKDTQPLAGGYAALARRKTTDAAALVQSMRAYGENCRKRNPHCKKEEK; via the coding sequence TTGAGAGCATTTTATGGGGCGCGTTTTTCGCCCCACATGACGAGGACGCCCGAGGGATTTCTCGTGTGCCACAGCGTACCGATTTGCCGAACGGGTATGCAGGAGTATCTGCCGCAGGAGCTCGGCGTCGCGGATGGCGGCGGAGGATTCCTCAAGGTGTACCGCGAGGAAGATGAGGTGTTCAAGCCCTCGGCAGTCGCCTCGTTTGAGGGCAAGCCCGTGACCGACGACCATCCGCCTGTCGGTGTGGATGCGTCAAACTACGCGAGCTACACCAAGGGAGCAGTCCAGAACGTCCGACGCGGCAGCGGGGCGGACAGGGATAAGCTGATTTGCGATCTCGTCGTGTACGACGCCGCGCTCATCGCCAAGATTGACGCGGGCAAGCGGGAAATTTCGTGCGGCTACGAGTGCAAATACATCGAGAGGGACGACGGCGCGTATTGCCAGGAAGACATCATCGGCAATCATGTCGCTGTCGTCGAGGAAGGGCGCGCGGGGCACGAAGTGGCCATCCGCGACGCCAAGGCAACGCCAGAAGGAGGAAAACAGATGGCAAGAAAGGGCAGTATTCTGCATCGGATGTTTGCCGCATTTGCGAAGGATGCAGAGCCGGAGGAAGTCCGCGAGGCGGCACGCGCTGTCGATGAGGCAGAGGGCGGCGAGCCCGAGGAAGCGCAGGAGATGCACGACAAAGATGTCAAGGCGCTCATGGATGCGGTCGCCGCGCTCAACGCAAAGGTGGATGCGCTCACCGCTCCGCAGACGCAGGACGACGACCCCGACGAAGAGTCGGCCGAGAAGCCGGAGGAGACCGAGGCGCTGGACGACCTCGAAGAGGAGCTGGAAGAGGGCGGCGATAAGCCAGCCGAAACGGAGGACGATGAATCCGAGGAGGAGAGCGTGACCGTGCCGCCCGAGCAGCTCGAAGAGGATGAGGATCCCGAGGATGTGCCGGCAGACGAAAAGAAACCTGTGGCTGTGGCAGACCGCGCGCTTGCGCTGTCGGTGATCCGCACCATGCGACCGTTCATCGCTGCCATGCCGCCGCGTCAGCAGAAACGTGCGTCGGACGCACTCTCGCGCACGCTCAAGAAGGCGATGCGCACCAAGGACACACAGCCACTCGCGGGTGGTTATGCGGCACTCGCACGTCGCAAGACGACAGATGCCGCAGCATTGGTACAGTCCATGCGTGCCTACGGCGAGAACTGCCGCAAGCGCAACCCGCACTGCAAGAAGGAGGAGAAGTAA